A portion of the Gigantopelta aegis isolate Gae_Host chromosome 10, Gae_host_genome, whole genome shotgun sequence genome contains these proteins:
- the LOC121384147 gene encoding 28S ribosomal protein S18b, mitochondrial-like isoform X2 — protein sequence MSVSNVTSCVACVFKRVLFSGQPLKFSRAISRASVRLSDTEESEETKAVPEKPPRIEVDAPTSKRYLDSKAYAEAYGDQPIWIHYRRNFKGQLAPRTRKTCIRAGVMSTGNPCPICRDEYLVIDHTNTKLLEQFVSPHTGEVFNPHQTGLCQKQHKKLLDEILKARHHGLIEDIVPFREYDYSEYLDSSTKKSFS from the exons ATGTCTGTGTCAAATGTTACTTCTTGTGTCGCCTGCGTTTTTAAacgtgttttattcagtggaCAG CCACTGAAGTTTTCTCGGGCAATCAGTCGAGCATCAGTGAGACTTAGTGACACTGAAGAGTCTGAGGAAACGAAAGCAGTGCCAGAAAAACCTCCTCGAATTGAAGTTGATGCACCAACTAGCAAAAGATATCTTGACAGCAAAg CTTATGCGGAGGCATATGGTGACCAACCTATCTGGATACACTACAGACGAAATTTCAAAGGCCAATTAGCTCCGAGGACGCGGAAGACTTGTATT AGAGCTGGTGTTATGAGTACTGGAAATCCATGCCCAATCTGTCGAGACGAGTATCTGGTCATTGACCATACG AATACGAAACTTTTGGAGCAGTTTGTGTCGCCACACACCGGGGAGGTGTTTAATCCACACCAGACGGGTTTGTGTCAGAAACAACACAAGAAGCTGCTCGATGAAATATTGAAGGCCAGACATCATG GCTTGATAGAAGATATTGTTCCCTTTCGTGAATACGACTACAGTGAATATTTGGATTCATCGACGAAGAAATCATTCAGTTGA
- the LOC121384147 gene encoding 28S ribosomal protein S18b, mitochondrial-like isoform X1: protein MSVSNVTSCVACVFKRVLFSGQVFIKCSQPLKFSRAISRASVRLSDTEESEETKAVPEKPPRIEVDAPTSKRYLDSKAYAEAYGDQPIWIHYRRNFKGQLAPRTRKTCIRAGVMSTGNPCPICRDEYLVIDHTNTKLLEQFVSPHTGEVFNPHQTGLCQKQHKKLLDEILKARHHGLIEDIVPFREYDYSEYLDSSTKKSFS from the exons ATGTCTGTGTCAAATGTTACTTCTTGTGTCGCCTGCGTTTTTAAacgtgttttattcagtggaCAGGTATTTATTAAATGCAGTCAG CCACTGAAGTTTTCTCGGGCAATCAGTCGAGCATCAGTGAGACTTAGTGACACTGAAGAGTCTGAGGAAACGAAAGCAGTGCCAGAAAAACCTCCTCGAATTGAAGTTGATGCACCAACTAGCAAAAGATATCTTGACAGCAAAg CTTATGCGGAGGCATATGGTGACCAACCTATCTGGATACACTACAGACGAAATTTCAAAGGCCAATTAGCTCCGAGGACGCGGAAGACTTGTATT AGAGCTGGTGTTATGAGTACTGGAAATCCATGCCCAATCTGTCGAGACGAGTATCTGGTCATTGACCATACG AATACGAAACTTTTGGAGCAGTTTGTGTCGCCACACACCGGGGAGGTGTTTAATCCACACCAGACGGGTTTGTGTCAGAAACAACACAAGAAGCTGCTCGATGAAATATTGAAGGCCAGACATCATG GCTTGATAGAAGATATTGTTCCCTTTCGTGAATACGACTACAGTGAATATTTGGATTCATCGACGAAGAAATCATTCAGTTGA